A portion of the Candidatus Babeliales bacterium genome contains these proteins:
- a CDS encoding XRE family transcriptional regulator yields the protein MISISTQLRVKELLREKGWTTKILAEKTGMSESYLTHIKNGTRRWNEDSLRKLSQAFEISPIDLFAEHRQRTDDIDKNVSMPEQSDLELQVKVVPVVGEIPSNPSPYNNQLMQVTTGYKDIFVPVFNSADNAMFALCVENNTMSPTFVKGDYLIVSPEVWTRSGDIAAVEFGNDTPVKAVMQVTYTEDFIVLESVNHKQPPIALIRGKDHFRIIGRIIQRIQKFA from the coding sequence ATGATTTCAATATCAACACAATTACGTGTTAAAGAACTTTTAAGAGAAAAAGGCTGGACAACAAAGATTTTGGCAGAAAAAACGGGTATGTCTGAAAGTTATTTAACCCATATCAAAAATGGCACGCGTCGTTGGAATGAAGATTCCCTGAGAAAATTATCTCAAGCTTTTGAAATTAGCCCAATTGACTTATTTGCAGAACATCGTCAAAGAACAGACGACATTGATAAAAATGTCAGCATGCCTGAACAATCTGATCTTGAATTACAAGTTAAAGTTGTTCCAGTGGTTGGAGAAATACCATCAAATCCATCCCCTTACAACAATCAACTTATGCAAGTCACCACCGGATATAAGGACATTTTTGTCCCTGTATTTAACTCAGCAGATAATGCAATGTTTGCTCTTTGTGTTGAAAATAATACAATGTCACCAACATTTGTAAAAGGAGATTATCTAATTGTTTCTCCAGAAGTTTGGACTCGTTCAGGTGATATTGCTGCTGTTGAATTTGGTAATGATACTCCAGTAAAAGCAGTGATGCAAGTAACATACACTGAAGATTTTATTGTTCTTGAATCAGTTAATCATAAGCAACCTCCTATAGCATTGATTCGCGGTAAAGATCATTTCAGAATTATTGGCCGTATAATTCAACGCATTCAAAAGTTTGCATAA